In Oscillospiraceae bacterium, a genomic segment contains:
- a CDS encoding DNA polymerase IV: protein QYRDVPMAVAGDEQTRSGIILAKNELAKKCGVVTAETIWQARKKCPGLLLVPPRHGEYHQYFQKINDIYQQYTEQVEPFGIDESWLDVTGSQKLFGTGSEIAEILRNRIRTEIGLTISVGVSFNKVFAKLGSDYKKPDAVTVITRENFRDIVWKQPVEAMIFVGSNAAEALRKIGIRTIGQLALADRELLYETLGKGGPAVCDFANGLDESPVLTFEHTHEVKSVGNGTTLPHDLSNTQEIRSCVTELCELVAGRLRSCGMRCTTVNVALKDPQFHTISRQKPTKNPTDITKELIETAMEIISANYHDGKLVRSVTVTAQNLVPCDTKEQLSLFLQADYKREKMHELEEVKDRIRKKYGRRALRYANTLQSDFE from the coding sequence CAGTACCGTGACGTTCCGATGGCGGTTGCGGGTGACGAACAGACCCGTTCGGGCATCATCTTAGCCAAAAACGAGCTCGCCAAAAAATGCGGTGTCGTCACGGCAGAGACCATCTGGCAGGCACGCAAAAAATGTCCGGGGTTGTTGCTTGTCCCTCCGAGGCACGGCGAATATCATCAGTATTTTCAAAAAATCAATGACATCTATCAGCAATACACCGAACAGGTCGAACCGTTCGGAATAGACGAATCGTGGCTAGACGTCACCGGCAGCCAAAAACTCTTCGGAACCGGATCGGAAATTGCCGAAATATTACGAAATCGAATCAGAACCGAGATTGGGCTGACCATTTCGGTGGGCGTGTCGTTTAATAAAGTGTTTGCAAAACTCGGCAGCGATTACAAAAAACCCGATGCGGTCACGGTGATCACACGGGAAAATTTCCGCGATATTGTTTGGAAACAGCCGGTCGAAGCGATGATTTTTGTCGGAAGCAACGCAGCCGAGGCGCTGCGCAAAATCGGTATCCGAACGATCGGTCAACTTGCGCTCGCCGACCGTGAACTGCTGTATGAAACCCTCGGCAAAGGCGGCCCTGCGGTCTGTGATTTTGCCAACGGCCTTGACGAAAGTCCGGTACTGACGTTCGAACACACTCATGAGGTCAAATCGGTCGGAAACGGAACTACCTTGCCGCATGATCTTTCCAATACGCAGGAAATTCGCAGCTGCGTAACAGAACTGTGTGAGCTGGTGGCCGGGCGTCTCCGTTCTTGCGGAATGCGCTGCACGACCGTCAACGTCGCTCTCAAAGACCCGCAGTTTCACACAATCTCGCGGCAGAAGCCGACAAAGAACCCCACCGATATCACCAAAGAACTGATTGAGACCGCTATGGAGATCATCTCGGCAAATTATCACGACGGAAAACTGGTCCGTTCGGTCACCGTGACGGCACAAAATCTCGTGCCTTGCGATACGAAGGAACAACTCTCCCTATTCCTTCAGGCCGATTATAAACGCGAAAAAATGCACGAATTGGAGGAGGTTAAAGACCGCATCCGCAAAAAATACGGACGCCGCGCACTCAGATACGCAAACACTCTTCAAAGCGACTTCGAATGA
- a CDS encoding DUF4038 domain-containing protein — translation MYQTKKNEVVEIILHSERSYCDPFNEISVSASFTSPDGSIKKVLAFWAGSNLWHIRYSSNLVGTHRFTTACSDSGNSGLNGLTGEVEVTAYTGENPLYKHGAVQKNSGNKYLEHTDGTPFFWLGDTWWMAFTTRLSWPDGFKKLTADRVEKGFSVVQIIAGLYPDMKPFDERGTNEAGFPWDPEFKAVNPAYFDAADKKIQYLIDQGIVPCIVGCWGFFTGFAGIENIRRHWNYLLARWAAYPVVWCIAGEANMAFYDDPDLVSGKITYEQYIQKARKEWTELTRHVKKNDPFKRLITIHPTQNGHEQLEDETLLDLDMLQTGHAGPLSLLPTIKQVKAAVDRKKMPVIDAEVNYEGICGSSGPDIQRYCFWANVLTGCCGHTYGANGIWQLNTIGKPYGPSPHGATWGDTPWQEAYLLPGSWQVGESKKFLMQFPWHKFERHPEWVKKPCSYSDLDGVFCAGVPGEVRVVFCPFFGGDFWGENTITNIETNVRYKAKRYYPISGVTEDYGIITPKA, via the coding sequence TTGTACCAAACGAAAAAGAATGAAGTCGTTGAAATTATTCTGCATTCCGAGAGAAGTTACTGTGACCCTTTTAATGAAATCTCGGTTTCTGCCTCTTTCACCTCACCTGACGGCAGCATCAAAAAGGTTCTCGCTTTTTGGGCGGGCAGCAATCTTTGGCATATTCGGTACAGCTCGAATTTGGTCGGCACACACCGTTTTACAACCGCTTGCAGCGACAGCGGAAATTCCGGCCTGAACGGCTTGACGGGCGAAGTGGAAGTGACTGCTTATACCGGCGAAAACCCGCTTTATAAACACGGCGCGGTTCAAAAGAACAGCGGAAATAAATATCTTGAACATACCGACGGAACGCCTTTTTTCTGGCTCGGCGACACTTGGTGGATGGCATTTACAACCCGCCTTTCGTGGCCGGACGGATTTAAAAAACTGACCGCAGACCGCGTTGAAAAGGGCTTTTCGGTGGTTCAGATCATCGCGGGACTCTACCCGGATATGAAGCCGTTTGACGAGCGCGGCACAAACGAGGCGGGCTTCCCGTGGGATCCCGAATTCAAAGCGGTCAACCCGGCTTATTTCGACGCTGCCGATAAAAAGATACAATATCTTATCGATCAGGGGATCGTGCCCTGCATCGTCGGCTGCTGGGGCTTTTTCACGGGCTTTGCGGGCATCGAGAACATCCGCAGGCACTGGAACTATCTGCTCGCGCGCTGGGCGGCATACCCGGTCGTTTGGTGCATCGCGGGCGAGGCGAATATGGCTTTTTACGACGATCCCGATCTGGTCTCCGGCAAGATCACTTATGAACAATATATTCAAAAAGCCCGCAAAGAATGGACAGAACTGACCCGCCATGTCAAAAAAAACGATCCGTTTAAGCGGCTGATCACAATTCACCCGACCCAGAACGGGCATGAGCAGCTTGAGGACGAAACCCTGCTCGATTTGGATATGCTCCAAACCGGGCACGCCGGGCCTCTGTCTCTGCTTCCGACGATCAAACAGGTCAAAGCGGCAGTAGACCGCAAAAAGATGCCGGTCATCGATGCCGAGGTCAACTACGAGGGCATCTGCGGATCGAGCGGACCGGATATCCAGCGCTACTGTTTCTGGGCTAACGTGCTCACGGGCTGCTGCGGGCACACCTACGGCGCAAACGGCATCTGGCAGTTAAACACCATCGGCAAACCCTACGGTCCGTCACCGCACGGCGCGACCTGGGGCGATACCCCTTGGCAGGAGGCATATTTACTGCCCGGTTCATGGCAAGTCGGCGAGAGTAAAAAGTTTTTAATGCAATTTCCGTGGCATAAATTTGAACGACACCCCGAATGGGTGAAAAAACCCTGTTCTTATTCCGATTTGGACGGCGTTTTTTGCGCAGGTGTTCCCGGAGAAGTCCGCGTGGTCTTCTGCCCGTTCTTCGGCGGTGATTTCTGGGGTGAAAATACGATTACGAATATCGAGACGAATGTACGATATAAAGCTAAGCGTTATTATCCGATTTCGGGCGTGACCGAGGATTATGGCATTATCACGCCGAAAGCGGA